GCGGCCAGGAGAGCGCCGGGATAGCTGTCGGCAACGGCAGCAAGATTCGACTGGCTAAGGGTATGGGGTTGGTTTCAGATGTCTTCAACGACGAGAAACTGGGCAGCTTCCAGGGGCACTTGGCGATAGGACACGTACGCTACTCCACTACCGGCTCTAATAACCCGGCCAACGCCCAGCCTCTGGTTTTCAATTATTCCCGCGGGATGATTGGCCTGTCCCATAACGGCAACATCTCCAATATTGCCGAACTGCGCCGGCAATTGTCCTCGACCGGCTCGGTCTTCCAATCTACCACCGACAGCGAAGTCATTGTCAACCTGATTGCCCGTTACAGTCAGAACAGCCTGGTTGAGGCCATCGTCAAGTCCATGATCGATCTCAAAGGAGCCTACTCACTCCTGGTCCTGACGGAAAACAAACTGATTGGCATACGCGATCCCTTCGGCTTCCGCCCGCTGTGCCTGGGACGCAAAGGCGACGCTTATATTTTGGCCTCGGAATCCTGCGCTCTGGATACCATCGGAGCTGAATTTGTACGGGACCTGGAGCCGGGCGAAATCGTCGTGATTGACGAGGACGGTCTGCAATCGCTTCAGTCACTGCAGGTTCCCCGCCGGAAAGCGCACTGTATCTTTGAATACATTTACTTTGCCCGTCCCGACAGCCGCATCGACGGGTTCAACGTTAACCGTGTCCGGTACGAGATGGGTCGCCAATTGGCCAGGGAATATCCGGTTGAAGCGGACCTGGTGATACCGGTGCCGGATTCGGGGACGATCGCCGCCAGAGGCTTTGCCTGGGAATCCGGCATACCCTTTGAGGAGGGGCTGATGAAGAACCGCTATGTCGGCCGCACCTTTATTCAGCCTACGCAGGATATCAGGGAATTGGGAGTCAGGCTTAAACTGAACCCGGTCCGGCATATACTGCAGGGTAAGCGGGTGGTACTGATTGACGACTCCATCGTACGCGGCACCACCAGCGGCAAAATCGTGAGCATGGTACGGGAGTGCGGCGCCAGGGAGGTCCATTTCTGCCTGAGTTCTCCTCCTACCAAGCTGCCTTGCTATTACGGCATAGATACCTCCCTCAGTGAACTGATTGCCGCCCACAAAACGGTTGAGGAGATCAGGGAGTATATCAGCGCCGACGGCTTGCATTACCTGAGCCAGGAGGGCCTGCTGGGAATATTCGGTGAAGCGCGGGGCAACTTCTGCACTGCCTGCTTCAGCGGGGACTACCCCACCTATGTGCCCGATCCCAACCTGCAGGGCAAGCTGGTATTCGAGGAGGAGCACGGGTGCGGCTAAGTACAGGGGCTGAACATGCCGGCAGCAGCTTGGTGCGGATGATGCCCGGCAGGTACTTGAAACTATTTCTAAAGGCTAGCTGCATGACGGGACTAAACTCAACGATATTGTGACATAAGATTCTCATATTAGGTTTGCCCTACGCCTTGCGACAATAATATACAACCTTTAACTTATTTTCAAACAAAGTATTTTTTTGCCTGCGTCCAACGTCCAACGACTCACGTCTAAATACGGAGGTATACATGACCGAAAAGAAGAAGGGCCTCACTTATGCCGATGCCGGGGTGGATATTGAAGCCGGCAACAAGGCGGTCCACCTGATGAAAGACACCGTGCGCAGCACTTTCAGACCTGAGGTCTTGGCCGATATCGGCGGCTTTGGCGGTTTTTTTGCCCTCAATAAGGACAGGTACCGGGAGCCGGTGCTGGTTTCCGGTACGGATGGCGTCGGTACCAAGCTGCGGGTGGCCATGTTGACAGGCAGGCATGATTCAGTAGGCATAGATGCGGTGGCCATGTGTGTCAACGATATCCTGGCGCAGGGGGCGGAGCCGCTCTTTTTCCTTGATTACCTGGCAGTCGGCCGGTTGTCGCCGGAACAGGTGGCCGCTATCGTGGGCGGCGTGGCTGAGGGCTGCCGCCAGGCCGGTTGCGCTTTAATCGGCGGGGAGACCGCCGAGATGCCTGGTTTTTATGGACCGGAGGAATACGATATAGCTGGTTTCGCCGTAGGAGTGGTGGAACGGAGCAGGATTATCGACGGCCGGGATATTGTGCCGGGGGATCTGGTAATCGGCCTGCCTTCAAGCGGGCTGCACAGCAACGGCTACTCTCTGGCCCGTAAAGTCCTGCTGGAGGTCGCCGGGTACGGTGTTGATACATATTTGGAACAACTGGGGCGGACCGTGGGTGAGGAAATGCTCGAGCCCACCAGGATTTATGTGAAAGCTATCCTGCCTTTACTGGATCGGTTTAAAATGAAGGGGTTGGCCCACATTACCGGAGGCGGCCTGACGGAAAACGTGCCACGCGCTCTGCCGGAAGGTACCGGGGTCGAGTTTCGTTTAGGCACCTGGCCCGTGCCCCCGGTGTTTAACCTGATTCAAGAGACGGGTAATATTGCGGCAAGCGAGATGCTGCGGACTTTTAACATGGGTGTCGGCCTGGTGGCGGTGGTTGCCCGTGCGGAGGCAGGCGCCGTAATGGCTGACCTGTCCGCCAGGGGCGAGACAAGCTACCTGATCGGCGAAGTGGTGGAAGGCAAACGGGAAGTAACTTACACCTAAACACGCCTTGATTTGCGCCCGCACAGGGAGTCGCGATCACGGCGCAGCAGAGAGTGAAAACCAGGCGATGCAGGCGCGATTTCAGCAGCGCACGGCGCTCGCGCCGGGCTTATGTGGAAAGGTAGCAATGAATTCGCAGCTATATTTGGGGGGCGCTCTATGGGCTGAACAGCTGTACAGTTATTTTTCAAGGAAGCAAAAGAACCGTCCCCTTGCTTCCTTTTGAGCGGCATTGTAGTGGTCAAGTGAAGTGTGAAAATGTGAAAATTGGGCTTGGCTAAGGAGGGGATCAAGTGAGCAAGCTACGCCTGGGCGTTCTGGCCTCCGGCCGGGGCTCAAACCTCCAGTCCATCATGGACCAGGCTGCTGCCGGGAAAATAAACGCCGCGGTAGCCGTGGTCATCAGCGACAAAAAAGATGCCTATGCGCTGGAGCGGGCGAGGATGGCGGGTATCCCGGCCGGACACATTAATTACAGTGATTTCCCATCCAAGGATGCGTATGAAAGGTCAATTGTCGAACTTTTGCAGCAGCATGGAGTGGAACTGGTCTGTCTCGCCGGTTATATGAGAATTGTAGGCAAGGTACTCCTGGCAGCTTTTCCGAACAGGGTTATGAACATCCACCCGGCGCTCCTGCCGTCCTTTCCGGGGTTGCATGGCCAGGAACAGGCCTGGGCCTACGGGGTCAAATTCAGCGGCTGTACCGTCCATTTTGTTGACGAGGGCATGGATACCGGGCCGATTATTCTCCAGGCTGTGGTTCCGGTTTACGATGAAGATACGGCCGATGACTTGTCCGCCCGTATTTTGGAGCAGGAACATAAGATTTACCCGGAAGCTATCCGGCTCTATGCGGAGGGACGGCTGAGGATTGAAGGCAGGAAAGTATACGTGAGTAAAATAAATCATAGGAGGTAAATAACTTGGCTCTTCAACGTGCTTTAATCAGCGTATCGAACAAAGCTGGTGTAATTGAGTTTTCCCGCGGGCTGGTGGAACTGGGTGTGGAGATTGTTTCCACCGGGGGCACGGCTAAAGCCCTGCGTGAGGCGGGTGTGCCTGTTACATATATCTCCGACGTCACAGGGTTCCCGGAAATATTGGACGGCCGGGTCAAGACCCTGCACCCCACCGTGCACGGCGGCATCCTGGCTTTAAGAAATCCTGATCACCTGGGCCAGTTGGCAAAGCATAACATTACCCCCATCGACCTGGTGGCGGTAAACCTTTATCCCTTCCGCGAGACCATCGCCAAGCCCGGGGTAACCCTGGCGGAAGCCATTGAGAATATTGATATCGGCGGTCCCACCATGGTCCGTTCCGCAGCCAAGAACTACGAAAATGTGCTGGTCATCGTCAACCCGGAACGCTATCATGAGGTGCTGGAAGCCCTGCGCAAGGGTGAAGCCGGGCGGGAGCTGAGGATGGCCCTGGCCCGTGAGGCTTTTGCCCATACTGCATCTTACGATGCAGCTATCACGGCTTACCTCTCCGGGATAGGTGAGGGCGCGGAGCAATTTCCGCCGACCATGGATCTCTCGCTCAAACGGGTCCAGGTCCTGCGCTACGGAGAAAATCCCCACCAGCAGGCTGCCTTCTACCGCGACCCGGCCGTGACCGGGCCCTGCGTCGGCAATGCTGTTCAGCTTGCGGGCAAGGAACTGTCGTATAACAATATCCTGGATATCAACTCGGCTTTTGAGCTGGTAAGAGAATTTATAGAGCCGGCCGCGGTTATT
This genomic interval from Pelotomaculum schinkii contains the following:
- the purF gene encoding amidophosphoribosyltransferase, giving the protein MAGDFGNGYDEVLPVVDKPREECGIFGIYGPGFDVARLTYYGLYALQHRGQESAGIAVGNGSKIRLAKGMGLVSDVFNDEKLGSFQGHLAIGHVRYSTTGSNNPANAQPLVFNYSRGMIGLSHNGNISNIAELRRQLSSTGSVFQSTTDSEVIVNLIARYSQNSLVEAIVKSMIDLKGAYSLLVLTENKLIGIRDPFGFRPLCLGRKGDAYILASESCALDTIGAEFVRDLEPGEIVVIDEDGLQSLQSLQVPRRKAHCIFEYIYFARPDSRIDGFNVNRVRYEMGRQLAREYPVEADLVIPVPDSGTIAARGFAWESGIPFEEGLMKNRYVGRTFIQPTQDIRELGVRLKLNPVRHILQGKRVVLIDDSIVRGTTSGKIVSMVRECGAREVHFCLSSPPTKLPCYYGIDTSLSELIAAHKTVEEIREYISADGLHYLSQEGLLGIFGEARGNFCTACFSGDYPTYVPDPNLQGKLVFEEEHGCG
- the purM gene encoding phosphoribosylformylglycinamidine cyclo-ligase → MTEKKKGLTYADAGVDIEAGNKAVHLMKDTVRSTFRPEVLADIGGFGGFFALNKDRYREPVLVSGTDGVGTKLRVAMLTGRHDSVGIDAVAMCVNDILAQGAEPLFFLDYLAVGRLSPEQVAAIVGGVAEGCRQAGCALIGGETAEMPGFYGPEEYDIAGFAVGVVERSRIIDGRDIVPGDLVIGLPSSGLHSNGYSLARKVLLEVAGYGVDTYLEQLGRTVGEEMLEPTRIYVKAILPLLDRFKMKGLAHITGGGLTENVPRALPEGTGVEFRLGTWPVPPVFNLIQETGNIAASEMLRTFNMGVGLVAVVARAEAGAVMADLSARGETSYLIGEVVEGKREVTYT
- the purN gene encoding phosphoribosylglycinamide formyltransferase; the encoded protein is MSKLRLGVLASGRGSNLQSIMDQAAAGKINAAVAVVISDKKDAYALERARMAGIPAGHINYSDFPSKDAYERSIVELLQQHGVELVCLAGYMRIVGKVLLAAFPNRVMNIHPALLPSFPGLHGQEQAWAYGVKFSGCTVHFVDEGMDTGPIILQAVVPVYDEDTADDLSARILEQEHKIYPEAIRLYAEGRLRIEGRKVYVSKINHRR
- the purH gene encoding bifunctional phosphoribosylaminoimidazolecarboxamide formyltransferase/IMP cyclohydrolase, whose translation is MALQRALISVSNKAGVIEFSRGLVELGVEIVSTGGTAKALREAGVPVTYISDVTGFPEILDGRVKTLHPTVHGGILALRNPDHLGQLAKHNITPIDLVAVNLYPFRETIAKPGVTLAEAIENIDIGGPTMVRSAAKNYENVLVIVNPERYHEVLEALRKGEAGRELRMALAREAFAHTASYDAAITAYLSGIGEGAEQFPPTMDLSLKRVQVLRYGENPHQQAAFYRDPAVTGPCVGNAVQLAGKELSYNNILDINSAFELVREFIEPAAVIVKHNNPCGCAVSAQLTDAYLKALEGDPVSAFGGIIALNRVVDAPTAQEMAKLFVEAIIAPGYEDQALEILKKKANLRLLSTGDLTIQTNDRLDMRKVNGGLLVQEFDREVLKLPELKVVTKRTPTQNEMDELIFAMTLVKHVKSNAIVLTKERQLIGVGAGQMNRVGSAKIAINQAGEKAAGAVLGSDAFFPFNDTVLEAARAGITAIIQPGGSIRDEESIKACDEAGMAMVFTGMRHFKH